A single Tachypleus tridentatus isolate NWPU-2018 chromosome 9, ASM421037v1, whole genome shotgun sequence DNA region contains:
- the LOC143225662 gene encoding 3-hydroxyisobutyryl-CoA hydrolase, mitochondrial-like isoform X3 produces the protein MTLRMVRRFCWKRLASSILRSFSTVTTDEVILERIGNKGIVTLNRPKALNALSMTMIRKILNQMKAWKEDSSVKMIVVKGTGDKIFCAGGDARAVALAAKKEDPLTEEFFREEYRLNFLIGFFASVGGSHFLPRLQGKLGRYLALTSCRLTGHDVVKAGVATHFVNSDSVCIKTIEEDLLKIESPSLQKVDKLLCETQEQFPMKDWDLSFQLLLRKINTLFDGGSLNAIIENLKRDKSEWANQHLQTLFKMSPTSLKVIFHQLELGKNMSLQECLKMEYRISQRFVKNQDFLEGVRAFLIDKDNKPVWMPPTVEEVSDSVLKSYFAALPEDKELVF, from the exons ATGACACTGAGAATGGTCAGAAG GTTCTGTTGGAAAAGACTGGCTTCTTCCATATTG AGAAGTTTTAGCACAGTGACTACAGATGAAGTTATTCTGGAGAGAATTGGAAACAAAGGGATAGTGACTTTAAATCGACCAAAGGCTTTGAATGCTCTCAGTATGACAATGATCAGAAAGATTTTAAATCAAATGAAG GCTTGGAAAGAAGACTCCAGTGTGAAGATGATTGTAGTTAAGGGGACAGGGGACAAAATCTTTTGTGCTGGTGGTGATGCTCgag CTGTTGCTCTGGCTGCAAAGAAAGAAGATCCTTTAACTGAAGAATTCTTTAGAGAAGAATATAGGCTAAATTTTCTGATTG GCTTTTTTGCAAGTGTGGGTGGAAGTCATTTTCTTCCTCGTCTTCAGGGTAAATTAGGCCGATATCTTGCTCTGACAAGCTGTCGACTTACTGGACATGATGTGGTCAAAGCTGGGGTAGCAACACATTTTGTGAACAGTGACAGTGtatgt ATAAAAACTATAGAAGAGGATCTTTTAAAGATAGAATCTCCTTCACTTCAAAAAGTCGACAAGTTGTTATGCGAAACCCAGGAACAA TTTCCAATGAAAGATTGGGACCTAAGTTTCCAGTTGCTTTTGAGAAAAATCAACACACTGTTTGATGGTGGGAGTTTGAATGCAATCATAGAAAATCTAAAAAGAGATAAATCTGAATGGGCTAACCAGCATCTACAGACTTTGTTTAAAATG TCACCCACATCCCTTAAAGTAATCTTCCATCAGCTAGAGCTTGGAAAAAACATGAGTCTTCAGGAGTGCCTAAAGATGGAGTACAGAATTTCTCAGAGATTTGTGAAGAATCAGGACTTCCTTGAAGGAGTTAGAGCAT ttttgaTTGACAAAGACAACAAACCTGTGTGGATGCCACCAACAGTAGAAGAAGTTAGTGACAGTGTACTTAAATCTTATTTCGCAGCCCTTCCTGAGGACAAAGAGCTTGTTTTTTAG
- the LOC143225662 gene encoding 3-hydroxyisobutyryl-CoA hydrolase, mitochondrial-like isoform X5 — MTLRMVRRFCWKRLASSILRSFSTVTTDEVILERIGNKGIVTLNRPKALNALSMTMIRKILNQMKAWKEDSSVKMIVVKGTGDKIFCAGGDARAVALAAKKEDPLTEEFFREEYRLNFLIGTIQIPYVSIIDGLTMGGIKTIEEDLLKIESPSLQKVDKLLCETQEQFPMKDWDLSFQLLLRKINTLFDGGSLNAIIENLKRDKSEWANQHLQTLFKMSPTSLKVIFHQLELGKNMSLQECLKMEYRISQRFVKNQDFLEGVRAFLIDKDNKPVWMPPTVEEVSDSVLKSYFAALPEDKELVF; from the exons ATGACACTGAGAATGGTCAGAAG GTTCTGTTGGAAAAGACTGGCTTCTTCCATATTG AGAAGTTTTAGCACAGTGACTACAGATGAAGTTATTCTGGAGAGAATTGGAAACAAAGGGATAGTGACTTTAAATCGACCAAAGGCTTTGAATGCTCTCAGTATGACAATGATCAGAAAGATTTTAAATCAAATGAAG GCTTGGAAAGAAGACTCCAGTGTGAAGATGATTGTAGTTAAGGGGACAGGGGACAAAATCTTTTGTGCTGGTGGTGATGCTCgag CTGTTGCTCTGGCTGCAAAGAAAGAAGATCCTTTAACTGAAGAATTCTTTAGAGAAGAATATAGGCTAAATTTTCTGATTG GCACTATCCAGATTCCTTATGTATCTATAATAGATGGGTTAACCATGGGAGGA ATAAAAACTATAGAAGAGGATCTTTTAAAGATAGAATCTCCTTCACTTCAAAAAGTCGACAAGTTGTTATGCGAAACCCAGGAACAA TTTCCAATGAAAGATTGGGACCTAAGTTTCCAGTTGCTTTTGAGAAAAATCAACACACTGTTTGATGGTGGGAGTTTGAATGCAATCATAGAAAATCTAAAAAGAGATAAATCTGAATGGGCTAACCAGCATCTACAGACTTTGTTTAAAATG TCACCCACATCCCTTAAAGTAATCTTCCATCAGCTAGAGCTTGGAAAAAACATGAGTCTTCAGGAGTGCCTAAAGATGGAGTACAGAATTTCTCAGAGATTTGTGAAGAATCAGGACTTCCTTGAAGGAGTTAGAGCAT ttttgaTTGACAAAGACAACAAACCTGTGTGGATGCCACCAACAGTAGAAGAAGTTAGTGACAGTGTACTTAAATCTTATTTCGCAGCCCTTCCTGAGGACAAAGAGCTTGTTTTTTAG
- the LOC143225662 gene encoding 3-hydroxyisobutyryl-CoA hydrolase, mitochondrial-like isoform X1, producing the protein MTLRMVRRFCWKRLASSILRSFSTVTTDEVILERIGNKGIVTLNRPKALNALSMTMIRKILNQMKAWKEDSSVKMIVVKGTGDKIFCAGGDARAVALAAKKEDPLTEEFFREEYRLNFLIGTIQIPYVSIIDGLTMGGGAGLSVHGHFRIATERTVFAMPEAAIGFFASVGGSHFLPRLQGKLGRYLALTSCRLTGHDVVKAGVATHFVNSDSVCIKTIEEDLLKIESPSLQKVDKLLCETQEQFPMKDWDLSFQLLLRKINTLFDGGSLNAIIENLKRDKSEWANQHLQTLFKMSPTSLKVIFHQLELGKNMSLQECLKMEYRISQRFVKNQDFLEGVRAFLIDKDNKPVWMPPTVEEVSDSVLKSYFAALPEDKELVF; encoded by the exons ATGACACTGAGAATGGTCAGAAG GTTCTGTTGGAAAAGACTGGCTTCTTCCATATTG AGAAGTTTTAGCACAGTGACTACAGATGAAGTTATTCTGGAGAGAATTGGAAACAAAGGGATAGTGACTTTAAATCGACCAAAGGCTTTGAATGCTCTCAGTATGACAATGATCAGAAAGATTTTAAATCAAATGAAG GCTTGGAAAGAAGACTCCAGTGTGAAGATGATTGTAGTTAAGGGGACAGGGGACAAAATCTTTTGTGCTGGTGGTGATGCTCgag CTGTTGCTCTGGCTGCAAAGAAAGAAGATCCTTTAACTGAAGAATTCTTTAGAGAAGAATATAGGCTAAATTTTCTGATTG GCACTATCCAGATTCCTTATGTATCTATAATAGATGGGTTAACCATGGGAGGA ggTGCAGGATTATCTGTTCATGGACATTTTAGAATAGCTACAGAGAGAACAGTTTTTGCAATGCCAGAAGCTGCCATTG GCTTTTTTGCAAGTGTGGGTGGAAGTCATTTTCTTCCTCGTCTTCAGGGTAAATTAGGCCGATATCTTGCTCTGACAAGCTGTCGACTTACTGGACATGATGTGGTCAAAGCTGGGGTAGCAACACATTTTGTGAACAGTGACAGTGtatgt ATAAAAACTATAGAAGAGGATCTTTTAAAGATAGAATCTCCTTCACTTCAAAAAGTCGACAAGTTGTTATGCGAAACCCAGGAACAA TTTCCAATGAAAGATTGGGACCTAAGTTTCCAGTTGCTTTTGAGAAAAATCAACACACTGTTTGATGGTGGGAGTTTGAATGCAATCATAGAAAATCTAAAAAGAGATAAATCTGAATGGGCTAACCAGCATCTACAGACTTTGTTTAAAATG TCACCCACATCCCTTAAAGTAATCTTCCATCAGCTAGAGCTTGGAAAAAACATGAGTCTTCAGGAGTGCCTAAAGATGGAGTACAGAATTTCTCAGAGATTTGTGAAGAATCAGGACTTCCTTGAAGGAGTTAGAGCAT ttttgaTTGACAAAGACAACAAACCTGTGTGGATGCCACCAACAGTAGAAGAAGTTAGTGACAGTGTACTTAAATCTTATTTCGCAGCCCTTCCTGAGGACAAAGAGCTTGTTTTTTAG
- the LOC143225662 gene encoding 3-hydroxyisobutyryl-CoA hydrolase, mitochondrial-like isoform X2: MTLRMVRRFCWKRLASSILRSFSTVTTDEVILERIGNKGIVTLNRPKALNALSMTMIRKILNQMKAWKEDSSVKMIVVKGTGDKIFCAGGDARAVALAAKKEDPLTEEFFREEYRLNFLIGTIQIPYVSIIDGLTMGGGAGLSVHGHFRIATERTVFAMPEAAIGFFASVGGSHFLPRLQGKLGRYLALTSCRLTGHDVVKAGVATHFVNSDSIKTIEEDLLKIESPSLQKVDKLLCETQEQFPMKDWDLSFQLLLRKINTLFDGGSLNAIIENLKRDKSEWANQHLQTLFKMSPTSLKVIFHQLELGKNMSLQECLKMEYRISQRFVKNQDFLEGVRAFLIDKDNKPVWMPPTVEEVSDSVLKSYFAALPEDKELVF, translated from the exons ATGACACTGAGAATGGTCAGAAG GTTCTGTTGGAAAAGACTGGCTTCTTCCATATTG AGAAGTTTTAGCACAGTGACTACAGATGAAGTTATTCTGGAGAGAATTGGAAACAAAGGGATAGTGACTTTAAATCGACCAAAGGCTTTGAATGCTCTCAGTATGACAATGATCAGAAAGATTTTAAATCAAATGAAG GCTTGGAAAGAAGACTCCAGTGTGAAGATGATTGTAGTTAAGGGGACAGGGGACAAAATCTTTTGTGCTGGTGGTGATGCTCgag CTGTTGCTCTGGCTGCAAAGAAAGAAGATCCTTTAACTGAAGAATTCTTTAGAGAAGAATATAGGCTAAATTTTCTGATTG GCACTATCCAGATTCCTTATGTATCTATAATAGATGGGTTAACCATGGGAGGA ggTGCAGGATTATCTGTTCATGGACATTTTAGAATAGCTACAGAGAGAACAGTTTTTGCAATGCCAGAAGCTGCCATTG GCTTTTTTGCAAGTGTGGGTGGAAGTCATTTTCTTCCTCGTCTTCAGGGTAAATTAGGCCGATATCTTGCTCTGACAAGCTGTCGACTTACTGGACATGATGTGGTCAAAGCTGGGGTAGCAACACATTTTGTGAACAGTGACAGT ATAAAAACTATAGAAGAGGATCTTTTAAAGATAGAATCTCCTTCACTTCAAAAAGTCGACAAGTTGTTATGCGAAACCCAGGAACAA TTTCCAATGAAAGATTGGGACCTAAGTTTCCAGTTGCTTTTGAGAAAAATCAACACACTGTTTGATGGTGGGAGTTTGAATGCAATCATAGAAAATCTAAAAAGAGATAAATCTGAATGGGCTAACCAGCATCTACAGACTTTGTTTAAAATG TCACCCACATCCCTTAAAGTAATCTTCCATCAGCTAGAGCTTGGAAAAAACATGAGTCTTCAGGAGTGCCTAAAGATGGAGTACAGAATTTCTCAGAGATTTGTGAAGAATCAGGACTTCCTTGAAGGAGTTAGAGCAT ttttgaTTGACAAAGACAACAAACCTGTGTGGATGCCACCAACAGTAGAAGAAGTTAGTGACAGTGTACTTAAATCTTATTTCGCAGCCCTTCCTGAGGACAAAGAGCTTGTTTTTTAG
- the LOC143225662 gene encoding 3-hydroxyisobutyryl-CoA hydrolase, mitochondrial-like isoform X4 → MTMIRKILNQMKAWKEDSSVKMIVVKGTGDKIFCAGGDARAVALAAKKEDPLTEEFFREEYRLNFLIGTIQIPYVSIIDGLTMGGGAGLSVHGHFRIATERTVFAMPEAAIGFFASVGGSHFLPRLQGKLGRYLALTSCRLTGHDVVKAGVATHFVNSDSVCIKTIEEDLLKIESPSLQKVDKLLCETQEQFPMKDWDLSFQLLLRKINTLFDGGSLNAIIENLKRDKSEWANQHLQTLFKMSPTSLKVIFHQLELGKNMSLQECLKMEYRISQRFVKNQDFLEGVRAFLIDKDNKPVWMPPTVEEVSDSVLKSYFAALPEDKELVF, encoded by the exons ATGACAATGATCAGAAAGATTTTAAATCAAATGAAG GCTTGGAAAGAAGACTCCAGTGTGAAGATGATTGTAGTTAAGGGGACAGGGGACAAAATCTTTTGTGCTGGTGGTGATGCTCgag CTGTTGCTCTGGCTGCAAAGAAAGAAGATCCTTTAACTGAAGAATTCTTTAGAGAAGAATATAGGCTAAATTTTCTGATTG GCACTATCCAGATTCCTTATGTATCTATAATAGATGGGTTAACCATGGGAGGA ggTGCAGGATTATCTGTTCATGGACATTTTAGAATAGCTACAGAGAGAACAGTTTTTGCAATGCCAGAAGCTGCCATTG GCTTTTTTGCAAGTGTGGGTGGAAGTCATTTTCTTCCTCGTCTTCAGGGTAAATTAGGCCGATATCTTGCTCTGACAAGCTGTCGACTTACTGGACATGATGTGGTCAAAGCTGGGGTAGCAACACATTTTGTGAACAGTGACAGTGtatgt ATAAAAACTATAGAAGAGGATCTTTTAAAGATAGAATCTCCTTCACTTCAAAAAGTCGACAAGTTGTTATGCGAAACCCAGGAACAA TTTCCAATGAAAGATTGGGACCTAAGTTTCCAGTTGCTTTTGAGAAAAATCAACACACTGTTTGATGGTGGGAGTTTGAATGCAATCATAGAAAATCTAAAAAGAGATAAATCTGAATGGGCTAACCAGCATCTACAGACTTTGTTTAAAATG TCACCCACATCCCTTAAAGTAATCTTCCATCAGCTAGAGCTTGGAAAAAACATGAGTCTTCAGGAGTGCCTAAAGATGGAGTACAGAATTTCTCAGAGATTTGTGAAGAATCAGGACTTCCTTGAAGGAGTTAGAGCAT ttttgaTTGACAAAGACAACAAACCTGTGTGGATGCCACCAACAGTAGAAGAAGTTAGTGACAGTGTACTTAAATCTTATTTCGCAGCCCTTCCTGAGGACAAAGAGCTTGTTTTTTAG